The proteins below come from a single Vallitalea longa genomic window:
- the cpaB gene encoding Flp pilus assembly protein CpaB: protein MKLLKNKTVLGLICIFLSLVICFGITPLFNKAVGAKTKIVRVSKDIRTGEIITNNKIKIVTIGGYNLPDNVIKDKSSIVGKYATADLLKGDYILNTKLSDIPLTDNEYLYNFNGTKRAISVTIKSFAAGLSGKLEEGDIVSVIASDYGEFRETLILPELQYVQVIAVTTKEGNDITLDENKKFSDSEEQELPSTITFLVNSKQSKLLADLEQKGKIHISLVYRGDKEKTDEFLKEQEQFIEDNPNSNLLINNKGITKKGE, encoded by the coding sequence ATGAAACTGTTAAAGAATAAAACTGTATTAGGATTAATATGTATATTTTTATCCTTAGTCATATGTTTTGGCATAACACCACTTTTTAATAAAGCAGTTGGAGCTAAGACAAAAATTGTAAGAGTATCCAAGGATATTAGAACTGGAGAAATAATAACAAATAATAAAATAAAGATTGTAACCATAGGAGGATATAATTTGCCTGATAACGTAATAAAAGATAAATCTAGTATAGTAGGTAAATATGCTACAGCTGATTTATTAAAAGGAGATTACATTCTAAATACTAAGCTATCAGATATTCCATTAACAGATAATGAATATCTTTATAATTTTAATGGAACCAAAAGAGCTATATCTGTAACAATAAAAAGCTTTGCAGCTGGCTTGTCAGGTAAATTGGAAGAAGGAGATATAGTTTCAGTAATTGCTTCAGATTATGGAGAATTTAGAGAAACATTGATATTACCTGAATTACAATATGTCCAAGTAATAGCTGTAACAACAAAAGAAGGTAATGACATAACATTGGATGAGAATAAAAAATTCTCAGATTCAGAAGAACAGGAGTTACCATCTACAATAACTTTTCTAGTTAATTCAAAACAATCCAAGCTATTAGCTGATTTAGAGCAAAAGGGTAAAATTCATATTTCATTAGTTTATAGAGGTGATAAGGAAAAGACAGATGAATTTTTAAAAGAACAAGAGCAGTTTATTGAAGATAATCCCAATTCAAATCTATTAATTAATAATAAAGGCATAACAAAGAAGGGGGAGTAG
- a CDS encoding conjugal transfer protein TrbL family protein, which yields MEALLVLLIVAILNGCLIYVNSILDGLIDIALYADTYMNTLLGSNGFTQIFDIFFNFGISLIVLKFLKKGFDIYILWTDGDAEIDPLTLLTGFSKALAIAVSFPTIYSWLATIIEDLTNKVLEIIGLSMQEDFTTVIAGISSAGLFTALVSLIFFICFFLLYIQFLIRGLEILILRIGLPLACSGLIDSDGGVFRTYIQKFFQSTLAVLVQIVLAKLGVALMLNIHVFWGIAALMLAIKTPKFLQEFLIISGGASNPMGTAYSGIRLVQIAKGAFKK from the coding sequence GTGGAAGCTCTTTTAGTTCTCCTTATTGTAGCTATCCTAAATGGATGTTTAATTTATGTAAATTCCATTTTAGATGGTTTAATAGATATAGCTTTATATGCAGATACTTATATGAATACACTTCTTGGTTCTAATGGATTCACGCAAATATTTGATATATTTTTTAATTTTGGGATATCATTAATAGTTTTAAAATTTCTTAAGAAAGGGTTTGATATTTACATACTTTGGACAGATGGAGATGCAGAAATTGATCCATTAACATTACTTACAGGATTTTCTAAAGCACTTGCAATAGCAGTATCATTTCCTACAATATACTCATGGTTAGCTACCATAATTGAAGATTTAACTAATAAAGTACTAGAAATTATTGGGTTAAGTATGCAAGAAGATTTTACTACAGTAATAGCTGGCATATCATCAGCAGGTCTATTTACAGCATTAGTATCATTAATATTCTTTATATGCTTTTTCCTACTTTACATACAGTTTTTGATTAGAGGATTAGAAATTCTAATACTACGAATAGGATTACCCTTAGCATGTAGTGGTTTGATAGATTCAGATGGTGGAGTATTTAGAACTTATATACAGAAATTCTTTCAGTCTACATTAGCTGTACTTGTTCAAATAGTTTTAGCAAAACTTGGTGTTGCCTTAATGCTTAATATTCATGTGTTTTGGGGGATAGCAGCTCTAATGTTAGCAATTAAGACACCTAAATTCCTACAAGAATTCTTAATTATATCAGGAGGTGCAAGTAATCCAATGGGTACAGCATACTCAGGAATAAGGTTAGTTCAGATAGCAAAAGGAGCATTTAAAAAGTAA
- a CDS encoding mercury transporter: MDLLKEMANAFIILIRVGVVLRVIFCFIKIGSNGQESEVYKKKARNIVVFYIIAESVWEIKDIVVGYYG; this comes from the coding sequence ATGGATTTACTAAAAGAAATGGCAAATGCTTTTATAATATTAATTAGAGTAGGAGTAGTATTAAGAGTTATATTTTGTTTTATAAAAATTGGTAGTAATGGTCAGGAGTCTGAGGTATATAAGAAGAAGGCTAGGAATATAGTGGTGTTTTATATTATTGCTGAGAGTGTATGGGAGATTAAAGATATTGTTGTAGGGTATTATGGATAA
- a CDS encoding Mbov_0395 family pilin-like conjugal transfer protein, translating to MLESPINKSKAKEKYIKIIKGVLATIYIFFACTMPVHAQKVKDSKLVTGTEKLINDITIKLIILAPIISGLLIIYFCIRRSAADEMDVKKWNNRITTAIVSCIGAVLGSALINLIVGYYK from the coding sequence ATGCTTGAGTCACCTATTAATAAATCAAAAGCAAAAGAAAAATATATAAAGATAATTAAAGGTGTATTAGCAACTATTTATATTTTTTTTGCATGTACAATGCCTGTTCATGCACAGAAAGTAAAAGACAGCAAATTAGTAACAGGAACAGAAAAGCTAATTAATGACATTACAATAAAACTCATTATATTAGCTCCAATTATATCTGGGTTACTAATTATATATTTCTGTATAAGAAGGAGTGCTGCTGATGAAATGGATGTTAAGAAATGGAATAATCGTATTACTACAGCTATTGTTTCTTGTATAGGTGCAGTACTTGGTTCAGCACTAATAAATCTAATAGTAGGTTATTACAAATAG
- a CDS encoding DUF6133 family protein, producing the protein MRNYLIKIHIKGINTMDRVKEIMKSNKGEGFIDSALKILISVVVGGLLLSGLYMLFKDTVLPTLTDKITNMFDFKG; encoded by the coding sequence ATGAGAAATTATTTAATAAAAATACATATTAAAGGTATTAATACAATGGATAGGGTTAAAGAAATTATGAAATCCAATAAAGGAGAAGGATTTATAGATAGTGCTTTGAAAATTTTAATAAGTGTTGTAGTAGGTGGATTATTATTATCTGGTTTATATATGCTATTTAAAGATACCGTTTTACCCACATTGACTGATAAAATAACAAATATGTTTGATTTTAAGGGCTAA
- a CDS encoding VirD4-like conjugal transfer protein, CD1115 family, producing MECIRDITTDKKHLLLFLCLQGFVLIIAVFYYLANNKPYQSELIEITPDIKTPVPAGQNQFGSAKWLENKDSGFKSFALNPNDKDIKTLITNGCDDIKNKEREDKNEQEKNKEKLYKSKNDKVQTKGAQAKENSLCEKACIPRGGLVLGYDKLKGNEKIYYIDDDVHTLCIGATRSGKTRAVVLQTIGTLALSGESMVISDPKGELMGYTVPYLRKMGYKVITIDFKNPLKSTRYNFLQPIIDAVDEDDIPKAIDKTWDLTSQLVGEAKGERIWTDGEASIIASSIMAVVYDNRGRLNKKYQNMTNVYYFISEMCKSINGKMPLLEYIKTLKQSHPAKGLLSISEVAPNKTRGSFYTAALTTLRLFTNPLINSMTYTSDYDPQKLGEEKTALFIVLPDEKTTYYSLASLLVSQHYELLVNEADKRGGRLKKRVNFVLDEYGNFVKIADFGAKLTVGGGRGIRFNLFVQSFAQIDEKYGKEVAKTIKSNCENWIYLQADDLETLEEISKKLGNYTVSTYTLSASHGKYSTPSSSHSLNLTSRALLTPDEVRLIKRPYSLVISRNNPVMMYSPDLSKWSFNKIFGLGDKEHNRLIREQREKMRKERIQKTNEIDLWNIWLYFKVLCEQPKRQVSKELLNR from the coding sequence GGGATTTGTATTAATAATAGCAGTATTTTATTACTTAGCTAATAACAAACCTTATCAAAGTGAGCTTATTGAAATAACACCAGATATAAAAACACCAGTACCAGCAGGACAAAACCAATTTGGTTCAGCTAAGTGGTTAGAAAACAAAGATAGTGGTTTTAAAAGCTTTGCATTAAATCCTAATGATAAAGATATTAAAACACTCATTACAAATGGGTGTGATGATATAAAAAATAAAGAAAGGGAAGATAAGAATGAGCAAGAAAAGAACAAAGAAAAGTTATATAAATCAAAAAACGATAAAGTGCAGACAAAAGGAGCTCAAGCCAAAGAAAATTCCCTATGTGAAAAAGCATGTATACCGAGGGGGGGCTTAGTTTTAGGATATGACAAATTAAAAGGTAATGAAAAAATCTATTACATAGATGATGATGTTCATACTCTTTGTATTGGAGCAACAAGAAGTGGAAAAACCAGAGCAGTAGTATTACAAACCATTGGAACTCTAGCTTTATCAGGAGAAAGTATGGTTATTTCGGACCCCAAAGGGGAATTGATGGGTTATACAGTTCCTTATTTAAGAAAGATGGGTTATAAGGTCATAACAATAGACTTTAAAAATCCATTGAAAAGTACTAGATATAATTTTTTGCAACCTATTATAGATGCAGTTGATGAAGATGACATCCCAAAGGCTATAGATAAAACATGGGACTTAACGTCACAATTAGTAGGTGAAGCCAAAGGGGAAAGAATATGGACTGACGGTGAAGCAAGTATTATAGCAAGCTCAATTATGGCTGTTGTTTACGATAATAGAGGTAGATTAAACAAGAAATATCAAAATATGACTAATGTATATTACTTTATAAGTGAAATGTGTAAATCAATTAATGGGAAAATGCCTCTATTAGAATATATCAAAACATTAAAACAATCACATCCTGCAAAAGGATTGTTATCTATATCAGAGGTTGCTCCTAATAAAACCAGGGGGAGTTTCTACACTGCTGCACTAACAACTCTACGATTATTTACTAATCCATTAATTAATTCTATGACATATACAAGTGACTATGATCCTCAAAAACTTGGAGAGGAAAAAACTGCTCTGTTTATAGTTTTGCCTGATGAAAAAACAACCTATTATAGTTTAGCAAGTTTATTGGTTTCACAGCATTATGAATTATTAGTGAATGAAGCAGATAAACGTGGTGGCAGACTAAAGAAAAGAGTAAATTTTGTTTTAGATGAGTATGGAAACTTTGTCAAGATAGCTGATTTTGGAGCAAAACTTACAGTTGGTGGAGGTAGAGGTATTCGTTTTAATTTATTTGTACAATCTTTTGCACAGATTGATGAAAAGTATGGTAAAGAAGTTGCCAAAACGATTAAAAGCAATTGCGAGAACTGGATATACCTCCAAGCTGATGACTTAGAAACACTGGAAGAAATATCAAAGAAATTAGGAAACTATACAGTAAGTACATATACTTTGAGTGCATCACATGGTAAATATTCAACTCCATCAAGTTCACATAGTTTAAATCTAACAAGTAGAGCTTTACTCACACCAGATGAAGTAAGGCTTATTAAACGTCCATATTCTCTAGTAATATCAAGAAATAATCCTGTAATGATGTATTCACCTGATTTATCAAAATGGAGTTTTAATAAAATATTTGGTTTGGGTGATAAAGAACATAATAGATTAATTAGGGAACAAAGAGAAAAGATGCGAAAGGAGAGGATTCAAAAGACAAATGAAATTGATCTATGGAATATATGGTTATACTTCAAAGTTTTATGTGAACAACCTAAAAGGCAAGTCAGCAAAGAATTGCTAAATCGTTGA
- a CDS encoding prepilin peptidase yields MIYYIITAIFTGILLNLILGKYFKIKKYPLTVILSIIIMFILIRTFDNQLMIIKGFLFSEVLIFTSIVDFKTRTIPNTVHIVILLLSIININLLQSMLGFIVVPLPFLLAALLEPNSIGGGDIKLMSAIGFLLEVKNGLIAGMISLIIAVAINSILYKLKRKDKSESFPLGLYLSIGSFVSYINI; encoded by the coding sequence TTGATTTATTATATTATAACTGCGATTTTTACTGGAATTTTATTAAATCTAATTTTGGGAAAATATTTTAAGATAAAAAAGTATCCATTGACAGTTATATTAAGCATAATAATAATGTTTATTCTAATAAGAACTTTTGATAATCAGTTAATGATTATTAAAGGTTTTTTGTTTTCTGAGGTACTAATATTTACAAGTATTGTGGATTTTAAAACTAGAACAATACCAAATACAGTACATATTGTAATATTATTATTAAGCATAATTAATATAAACCTACTTCAATCAATGCTAGGATTTATAGTAGTTCCTTTACCGTTTTTATTAGCAGCACTCTTAGAGCCTAATAGTATAGGTGGTGGAGATATAAAACTTATGTCAGCAATAGGTTTTTTGTTAGAAGTTAAAAATGGTTTAATAGCAGGAATGATTAGTCTTATTATTGCAGTAGCGATTAATAGTATTTTATATAAATTAAAAAGAAAGGATAAAAGTGAATCCTTTCCTCTTGGATTATATCTGTCTATAGGAAGTTTTGTATCATATATTAATATATAA
- a CDS encoding helix-turn-helix domain-containing protein: MVSISRIKELRNLLNLTQESFSKKINISQSNLSNIENGTIMLTDRVKNTILKEFNVNPNWFETGQGNVFNDITEELINKLSIENSLDDIDKNIIYNFINLNDNKRKQVLGYMHRLLEKSS, from the coding sequence GTGGTCTCTATTTCACGAATTAAAGAACTTAGAAACTTACTAAATCTTACTCAAGAATCTTTTTCTAAGAAAATTAATATTAGTCAATCAAATTTATCTAATATTGAAAATGGTACCATAATGTTAACTGATAGAGTTAAAAATACTATACTAAAAGAATTTAATGTCAATCCTAACTGGTTTGAAACAGGACAAGGTAATGTATTTAATGATATTACCGAAGAACTAATCAATAAACTATCCATAGAAAATTCTCTTGATGATATTGATAAAAACATAATATATAATTTCATTAATTTGAATGATAATAAACGCAAACAAGTTCTTGGCTACATGCATCGCCTCTTAGAAAAAAGTAGTTAA
- a CDS encoding helix-turn-helix domain-containing protein, with amino-acid sequence MNNEPVDKYKISGYLNTAISGKLIYTFLKEIADENGEAQISISKISNILKIAKTTVRQNLHRLERNGYIFIRKMYREDGGRIANKYILR; translated from the coding sequence GTGAATAATGAACCAGTGGATAAATATAAAATATCAGGATATCTAAATACTGCAATTTCAGGGAAATTAATATATACATTCTTAAAAGAAATAGCAGACGAAAATGGTGAAGCACAGATTAGTATTAGCAAAATCAGCAATATTCTAAAAATCGCTAAAACAACTGTAAGACAAAATTTACATAGATTAGAGCGAAATGGATATATTTTCATAAGAAAAATGTATCGTGAAGATGGTGGAAGAATTGCTAATAAATATATTTTAAGGTAG
- a CDS encoding helix-turn-helix domain-containing protein: MGVLIIQSRIKELRKFLKLNQVEFAKRINMSRSNLANIENGTVMLTTRVKNTILKEFNVNENWFTTGEGVVFNDITDNLIDELAIQNSLDEIDKQTIRYFLQLTDSQRKQVLGYIHRLLEEN, encoded by the coding sequence ATGGGGGTGTTAATTATACAATCACGTATAAAAGAGCTTAGAAAATTTCTTAAACTAAATCAAGTGGAATTCGCCAAAAGAATTAATATGAGCAGATCTAACCTAGCTAATATCGAAAATGGTACTGTCATGTTAACAACCCGAGTCAAGAATACGATTCTTAAAGAATTCAATGTAAACGAAAATTGGTTTACTACTGGTGAAGGTGTTGTTTTTAATGACATTACTGATAATCTTATTGATGAGCTTGCTATACAAAATTCTCTTGACGAAATTGATAAACAAACAATTAGATACTTTCTTCAATTAACTGACAGTCAACGAAAACAAGTTCTTGGTTATATTCACCGATTGTTAGAAGAAAACTAG